A segment of the Anopheles cruzii chromosome 2, idAnoCruzAS_RS32_06, whole genome shotgun sequence genome:
GAAGAGCCTCTTTCTGCGCTTCTCTACTTGCCGATCTCTACTTGGAAATGTAAACACAAACTTGCTTCCCGGTGGAGCGTGTTTTGGTTTGTAAAACAAGAAATCTCACCATGACCGTGTTTCGATTAAAATATTTCCCACACGTGTGCCGAATTTGTTTGCATTATGCAGCTTCGTTAGTTCCGGTGAATGAATATATGCATTCGTTCGATGGAAAACTGGGCGACCTCATTGATGAACTCACGTTATTGCAGTTGCCGGAGGTATGTATAAATCAGCAAGCTAATTCTCAGTCATTGGGTACTTCAATGCTATTTTGGTGCTGGCAGGAAATCACACATTTGACTCCGACTGGCGTCTGCCAAAAGTGCTTCGAAGCATTTGAATGTTTCCTGGCTTATCGGAAACACTTATGGTACGTAATGCAGTTCACCTACAGTCTCGCGCAGCTACGTAGAGGGGACCCGTCTGCGCTACACGAATTGTTTGTTGATCACCGGGAAcctatgctgatgatgctACAGAAACTGCAGCTGTTGAGTGTTGAGAAAACCGAACTGAACGTGCAGGAATTGCTTGACGAGTTCGAAGAGTATGGTATCAGCTCGATATTGGacgaaagaaacaatgaaTACACGGAGATGGAACTCCAGGAAAAATGTGCTACAAACTCGACACAAGATAGGGAGCAACATAAACACATAGCGGATACTGACGACGACAGTAACTGCCTCGACGAGATCGCAACCAACGAGTCTGACGAAGACATTGCTCTGGTGAACTATGCAAACATCAAGACCGAAAGAGGCATGCTCAATGATCAGCAAATATACGAATGGCCGAGGAAGAAACATTCACCCCAAGAGCCAATTGACGGAGAAATACTCCAGGAAGATGTAGAACTTGGAAAGGAATTGGAACCGGCTACGGAAGTTGTAAAAGAGATAAACATCGAAACCAATGCAGAACTGAATGTGGCAGTGGTTCGAAAAAGAGGCAACACAGGCGCAAAGAAACGACATCATACTAGGACATCGGCCCGAAGATGCTTTAAGAATCGGGACGAAGGTTCATCACAGCTTCGATGTAGGAAATGCAAATTTGTAGCAGCTAGTTCCGAATCCTTCCAGTTACACACGGAGAATCATCAGAAGTAGGTGACAATCTGATTATTACGCTGATGCACTCATCAGCCGGCAACCAGACAACGTCTGTGGTCCATTCGGCATCTGTTGACGtctctggtttttttttacagacTGCCAAAACCTGTACTCTGCAAACGCTGTAATCTTAAGTTCGACAGCCAAAAGGAGCTCAAAAGCCACAAGCACTCCGAGCATCGGGATTACATATGTGACTCGTGCGGTATGTCGTTTGCGGTCAAGTTTTCCCTTGACGAGCACCGCAAGCGACACGAGCCGGTTCGTCCGTACAAGTGTGAGTACTGTCCGCTCGAGTATTACACGAAGgcagaaaaacattttcacgTCAGACAGGTGCACCTGAAAACGTACGAAGTGAAGTGCAAGGAATGTGGGCTGCGGTTCAAACACAATGCCGAGCTCAAGCAACACAGCAAAAGTCACACGAACCAGCGTTGGTACGAGTGCGCCCAATGCGGATCCTCTTTCAAATCGCACACCCATCTTAACAGACACGTTAAAGGCGTCCATGAGTTACAACGGCACCAGTGTGAGCACTGTAGTATGTCGTACTGCCGCAGAGACAAGCTACGGATGCACATCGAGAAGAAACATAATGTATGTAGATGGCCGATAAAGCAGCCGATGTCGTTGTTTAACGTTGCCCTTTCTGTTACATCGTGTAGATCCAAATGTACTTTGTTTGCGATATTTGCCTGCAATCTTATAATACATCGAAGCAATTGAACGAGCacaaaaaccatcatcaaAACCCCAAAGACCAACAATGTGGGTTGTGCCTTGGAGCGTTTTTAACGACCAAGGAATTCAGCGATCATCTTTGCATCACCTACCGGTATTACTGTGTGAAACTTAACTGTTAGCCAGTTAGTTGTTTTGTTGAGTCTAAATGGTTAAAAGCCTTTTTCCACAGAGAAAATTACATCTGCTGCACTCGTGACTTCAAGTACCATTATTTCTACAACAAGCACATGTTTTTGGTTCACGGACAGCACACGAATGTACGCGTTAAACCGGCGGAAGGAATGCTTACGGGACAGTTTCGGGCATTGCGTGTAAGTATAGTACTTGGTGCAAAAACCGACACACATAATAATGGAttcttttcgcttcatttcgtTGTTTAGTCACAAGAAAAATGGTGCCCGATATGTGAACAGTTGATCCCGGCTTGGTGCACCAAGAAGCAACATATAGCCAAATGCGGTACGACGGTACACAAAACTGAGTACGTCGAAAACGCGTCGCTGGAAACCACCAGAAAAACGAACGACAACACGCTAGAAATATCAATAATTGGCCCACGAGCGAATAACAATTGACTTTTTGACTGGTTCAAAATAATGTCAAACATCACGTACGTTATTAATAATTCGTTAAAATTTTAAGCTTGATACGTGATAACAAGAGCAACGGTGAATCGAACGAGTGTTTCAAGCGCAACGGTGACCGATGGCGTTCTTTTCAAAGGCAACAGGCAAAAGGCAACTGAACATTCTGGCCACTTCTAACACATCGTTGGAGATGTAACCCATGTTAATTTTTTGATCAGATTCAATAATTAGGACACGCACACTActataaaacatttaaacattcaATGTATTTGTAATCAGTTGGGTTTTGAAGAACAGCAACCTTTCCGCGCTTCATTATTCTGATACACAACTTACTATCGGTTGGGGTTCTTTTGGGCGGTTCTTTGTTTTATTACTCGCGAACCTTTGGTACctagttttctttcttctgcctttttctccttttttttctcacgTCTAATCGTCCGTTTTTCTATCCTTTTTTGCGTTCTTTGAATAGTTTTTGAAATTGCATCACAAAGTCGCCATTGTGACACGGGACTAAGCTTTCGTTGTTTGGCTATTTTGCTTAAATCTGTCAGATCTCGCAATAATTGCCACCGGAAGTTTGGATGCGACCTTTCGTTTCTGCGTTTcagtgttttttgttttgtttgttcttcttcCAATATTTCACTTATTAGGCGACTGAGTTTcattgaaggttttttttttagcaATCGCCGGTAGTTCATTTCAGTGATTTCTTTTAAATGTTCCAAaactttctgctgctgcgggtcACGGCAATGAAATGTACTTCGTTCTCTCGACCTCACAAGTGTCTGTAAACTCGATTGTGTGACTTGAATCGACATATTGCCGCCTGCATTGTTGGTGGTTGCAAACGAATCTTCAATCGTGGGCTGAGGCAACGTTGGGTGAGGTTGAGCTAATAGACCTGTTTCGATCATTTTCGCTTCCTGCCAGTCTGCGCTGTACTCTGGTGAGTGAATCCGTCCATCCGCCGTGTTCAGGATTATGTCGGTTGAAGAACCGTCTTCAAAATGTTGAGCGCCTTGCGCTGCTAACGTTTCTGTCGAATGATTCACATCCCGCGCAGGGCTTTGCTCAAATGCATATTCATCCGCTTTCGTAACGATGGTCTTAGCTTCTGCCTTAGACATGCCCAGCTCTTGACATGAAATTTTCGTCAGCTGTTGATTTTTGCGAAGCTCTTCGAATTCAGCAATTATTTGCTTGTAATCGCCATGATCGTAAGACGAGAAAATATAACGAATGTCCACGTCGATCACGTCCCTTGCGTTCGGGTCAATTTCAGGTTCTTCACTCCGTTTGAGCGAGTCTATGCTGGTGAGCAGCCTCTGAACGTGCGTTCGACCCTCGCGCATGCCCCACTGGCCGAATAGGACGACATTTAGCAACCGACGATCcctttcgcttttcttccACTTCATTTTTCCTTGTAACTGCTGGTAGCGGGCGAAAATTGTTTCTATGTTTTCGTAGGACTTCGTCAATAGGTCCAAATGTTTTCTAATAAAACGGACAGCGCTCCTTCGCTCACCTGGTACTTTGGCACCCAGCCAAACACCCTCGGTCTGTTGCAGAAACCCCACCAACTCCCGGTGGAAGGCATCCTGATTGGCTGCCTGGCCGCTGACAAGCAGCACATTGCCAATTGATTCGAACGTAATGCTCCACTTCAGCATGTGTCTGCTAGACGCATCTTTGAGAAACTTGCGGCCACGAGTGGATATCAGTAACTGGGTGTGCGACTTCATGAGGCAAATTTTTGCATCCGTTACCTCGGTTCCAGAGGCATGCTGCTTTTCTACATCCGCCTTCAAATCGCTCACAAGCAACATCGCCTCGTCCTCCGGTTGCGTAGTGAGTGATATAAAGTCCGCATTGTGGAAAGGCTCACTTGTCTCCACAGAGTCTGACTTTCCTACCACAGTAACGTCACAGCTTAGCTTACTTTCTTCCCCATTAGGGAGCAACTCGGAAAAACTGTAATTCGAATCCTCTTCGATTAGTGCAACGGAACAAGCCATAGTGTCATTTCCATTAGGTAGTTCTGTTCTTTTCAATTGCTGCTCTTCTAACACGATCGGCGATTGTTGCTGTGGGATTGGTACATATTCGGTTTGCTGGCCATCATCTTGGGACGGTCTCTTATGATTCTGGTATGACTTACGGGTACGATGCGTTTTGGTGGCACGATCCGTGGCTGCGTCGGGCAGAACCCCGCCGATTGATGGCTCACTGAGCAGACCAGCCGACTGAGCAAATCGATAGTAGAAGCCATTCGAATTCATCGACAAAGTTTCGAGGTTTAACTCGCATTTGCTCGCATCGCCATCGAACAGATTGTACCGGGAACACTCGTCCTGACCAGCATATGGTGCTGGTCCTCTTTTGCTCATAGGCATACGATGATAGGCCGGATGATATGATTTTATTTCCGTCGTCGGTATCGGATGAACAAAGATACGATGGGCGGTACGACAGCTGTGGGCATAGTGGCCAAATTTGCCGCATATGCTGCATTGTTTTGTATCCCTATTTCTCTGATAGTTTGCCACAAGTTGAACGTTATCTTCAGTCTGTGCGGGAGCGAAGCCATTCGATGTGGGACATGtgggcgaaaaaataaaacattcatgcAGAACTataaatacaaacaaaaccctATACCTATCATATAGAGCAAAGGCAAACAAGAACATGGGCTTTCATTAGCCACAAGATAGTAAGTACAAAAACCTATCCTGATTCGCAATATAAATGGAAAATCGGTAGTTTTCCACAAATCAGCGAATATACATGACGCGAAATGTATTGCAAAATGGCAATTCAGTTCATCCTGCCCAAGCTCCATATGATAAAGGCGCATGGACAACTTACCGTACTGTGGTACCGACGCCAGTGATCAGGACAACGGACTGTGGTATGACCACGCACTCCACATATGTAGCAAAACCTTCTGAAATCGTTCCGGCAAGTAGCACACTCGTAGACGAACGTCTCTGTCCGGGATCCGCACTGAAATAGCCAAGTAGAAGGATTGTGTCGTTTTTTGTCCAATTTTCATGAGTTCGTTGTGGAACTTTCTTACGTTTAAACACATGGTTTTTGGACATCGTGGCTCCTGGTGTCCCTGTTGGCCACACATATGGCAGATGCGTAGTTTCGGCGCATTACGACACTTGAAGCGCATATGACCACGCTCACCACAGTTATTGCAAAGCATATCTTTCTTCGGCGGATCCGGGAAACGATCCTGATCGACAATTTTCCAGTGCTTAGCATCGCCTATAATAGTCAGGACGCAATGCAGGTACATCAGTAGATGTAGCCATTGAGATATAGGATGAAAATGTGTTACTTACGTGGCATTTTCCGTATTGCTGCAGCCATACTAAAGTTATCCTCCGTGGCAGTACCATTGTAGAACAGAGTCATCTCTTTGTTCCACACACATCCAGCGTCACCCATTACACCCGGCGAAGAGTCGTCTATGCCGAAAAAACGTGTACCCTCTACCTGTACGACATCATCATCTGAATCATTTATAGTGAGCACCGGAGCTGGAGCCACATCGCTTGCCAGCAAGGGACCTTGCGCTTCGCTTTCTTCATTAATGTTCAGAGAGCTCTCATTGACCGATGGTATGGATTGGGATGGGTATGGATGGGATGGATTGACCTCTGTATCAAGCCAATAATCTACTGGCACATCCTTCTCTAGATCATTAATaataacaccaccaccaccaccactaccatcatcatcatcatcatcatcatcatcaccatccgaAATGGCTTGAACAATGTCTGTTAGCACGCAGGCAAAATCTTCATCAGAAAGGTTTTCTGAGTGgaacttttttctttttggcccCAGGGACTTCTTTTTGGGGCCTTGTGTGGTTCCATCGGCGTTTGACTCGGTTGCTGACGCTCGTTTTGCAGAGGTGATAATGACGAGATCCTCACAGTCACTTTCGGAAGAAATGGTCTCCAGGGCATGCGAAGTCGTTTCGGAAGCAGACCCTATCGTTGTCTTGCGACTGACGGTTGATTTATCCAAAACTGTCGATAAGTCATAATCACTCTCCGACGATACGCTGCTCTCATCAAAGCATGCTTCTCCATCCTTTAGCTTTCTGGTGATTTGCTTGTACATGCTGTCTTCATCGGGACTAATATTTTGTGTAACATTTTCGCCTCCTCTTTCTGCGTTCGTGGAATCTGCCAAATGTGAGGCGTTTTTAGATTTGTTCTTTGATTTGACCATTCTGCCGGACAGTGCATCCTTTTCGGTGATGGAATTAGTTTTCAACACCCCATTGTTCACGGCTTGCTTTTTTACAGTCAGCTCCGCGGTTACAGATGAAGCCGGTTTGGAACAGTTCGACAAGACGGCACTATCGACATTTTTCGATTTCcctttcgttttcattcctCCTTTCGCATTCAATGGTATGCACTCACCAAACTGTGGTAGCAGACTACCGGAAGGCTTCGGGGTACCTTCGAGGACCTTTTCCGATTGGCATGGTGGGGAGGATCGTGATGGTGAAACAGATTTCTGGTTGGCTTTTTTTGCCTTAGGTACAGGCGGATGGCGCCTGTCTGGATCGGTTGTGTCGCTGTTGCTGGCGATAGTGCAATCAGATGATATTGATGGAACACGCAGCCTCTTGGGTGCGTTGCTGGCTGTAGTTTTCTTTTTACCCGGTCGTGCCGTCGATTCGTTCAGGGTGCAATCCAATTCTTCGTCGTTCGGAATAGAGTCCCCAAGGCTGTCGTTCATACGCGATCTATCGAGGTGACCGATAAAATCGTCCGACATAATAGAGCTATTAGAGGGACTTTGGCAGCGAGGTGAGTTCGCACTGGGTGACacctttttcttctgcctcttCAACATTGGCAATACAAAACTGTCCTGTGCTACTTCATCGTCGCTACAATCGATGCAAATCTGGGGCACTTCCGGGCCCGGTACAAGGACTACATCATTCGTTTCATCGTCGGATGGTTCTAGTGTTCTAGGTTGTGGTTTTCCCCGCTGCAACGGCAGTTTCGTTTCATCATCAGATGAATCCAGCGTAATTTCGGCAACTACTGACACCTGCGATTTGCTGCTGCCAGATTTGGATGCCAGATTCTGCCGCACCACCGTCGCCTTTGCTTTCTTGGCttgaacacattttttaaCAGTCTCCGCTCGTGTGCTCCCTTCGATCACCTTCACTAGACCAGCAAGCCGCTTTTCGACGGGATTCAGTGGTTGACGTTGTTTCTTTTTGAGTTTCTTCTCTTTCAATGGGGGGTCGCTAGTGATCTGCACTTCCTGCACCTTATCGAAAACGATGGTTCCGTTCGCAGTTGACAGGGGCGTATCACTATTCAGGGAGCTACTATTCAGCAGGGATTGGTAAGGcgtgaaaaacgcttttctaGGTTCACCACGTTCAACTCCAGTGCTAGTTGGCGACGCTTGAGTATGCCCTTCGGGCGGTTTCTGCTTTGGATTTCCACCCGATTTACGTTCGCCAAGAAATGGCTTTTTTAGTGTGATTAACTCGCCACCGGAACTGGAGGCCCAGTAGCGCATCGTTCTTGAACCGGTATTCGGTGTGCAATTGTTAACAACCGATGTTTTTGTCACGATACGCAAAGGTGTTGAGGTAGCCGAAGCGTGTGACTGAAGAGCAGCAtcattgttggtggtggcattGAAAGAATGATGAAACGACGAGTAGAGCTTTTCTTCCAGCGCCGCCAGATCGGGGTGGTCCAAATCCTGGCGACGAGATGGGTTACAGGAACTTGTCATAGTTACATCATGTTGTCGTTGTTACCTACCATGATAATATTGTTCacgaagcaaacacaaaacgagtGGTGGATATGGAGAGGGATTGCAATGAAGATATTGATGAGCTAAAGACTAATATAAACCTAAACGACCGAGAAAAATATTTGATGTTGTTCAGCACATCTTCGGAACACGCGGAAAGTGAGTCAACCAATCGATGTCAACGAAACGATGCCAAAACGTCATGTGGACCAAGGTTTCTATAGACTCTTCTTTGTTCGTTAGACACAGTGATGGTGAAAACATTAGAAATGCACAAAATAAATTACTGTTACAGTAAAGCACTTTCTTGTGCTATGTTACCTGAACACAGAGCGGTTGCACAATGGAAAGATTTAAGTTTTGATTTTTCTATGAGCTTCAAGATTACActtcaaatcgtttatttttttgttttttttggatATCATATACataattttgaaacattttaagcAGATAGGTCCGTACAATAATCCGTTTGACATAGCTTTGGTTAACATCGTTTGATCGTTACTGGTGGTCACCGCGGTGAAATTCTAACCGAAACGATTGGGGGTGTTTTCGTAAATTGGAATTATGTAGCCGTTTGTCCATCCGGTTCGGTGCAGGTGGTCGCTGTTTCTGCCGGCAAGGTTTCCGTGATGGCAAGCCAAGGCATGCGCTTTTGCAGCTCTACGCGGTATCTCGGGTGGCTGATGGCGTAGACATAGGGATCTAGGCAGGCAACAAATTTGCAGGCACACGCCGGAAACATGGTCACTCCCGGGGTCAGCAGACTTTTGTCACCAAAGGATCCAATCAGCGCCATTACGCCATAAGGTGTCCAAGAGGCGACGAACAGGAAGCACACTGTAATGGCAGCCTTGGCAATGCGAATTTCTACCGATGAATCGTTTTTGTTCTGGTTCGATCGCAACGAATCCACGTTcattttcttcgcttgttCGCGAAGAGTTTTCTCGTGGTTGATCACGTGGCTCACAATGTGGCTGTAGTAGAAAATGATGAGGGACATTGGCAGAACATAGCTGAATGTGAAGATGGTCGCTACGAACAGGCGATTGTCGAAAGTCGTTCCAAGGTAATCGAAAGTGCAAGATGTCAGAAAGCCCtctgaaaaaagaaaagaagaataAAATTTGGTTATAttatttggttaaaaatattTGGTTATACAAAAACAATGATGCTTGAATATACCTTGTTGGCACCATGACAGTGTTGCCATGTAATACGAAATAAAGTACCATTGTGTATATATCTAGTGTTTGTAAAATGCCAAGGCAATCCTTTGATCAATATTTGGTGTAATATATGTAATACTAATACTTTAGTGTATGAGAGTAAATAGAAACAGTGAACAAATACCACATCCAACGATAATGGTATTTAAAGTAGACCGAAATGCTTTATATTGGCTTTGGTCGGACGCGCAGTGTTAGAACACCTTCGAATCCAGTGTTGTCGCTTCGCACGAGGAAAACGACAGCATAAAAACATTCATCTCCCACCTCTTCCCGTCCTTTGGCTCCTGAAGCTTTGTTGAACCCTTCTACGTCAGTACGTGAGCGAAGTTCGCGTAATGTTCGTGAGTCTCAAAAGCACATACACTCTAGGATCAGGTCAAGAAGGGGATGAGGCTGCAGTGCAATTTAAT
Coding sequences within it:
- the LOC128268458 gene encoding zinc finger protein 883-like; this encodes MLNDQQIYEWPRKKHSPQEPIDGEILQEDVELGKELEPATEVVKEINIETNAELNVAVVRKRGNTGAKKRHHTRTSARRCFKNRDEGSSQLRCRKCKFVAASSESFQLHTENHQKLPKPVLCKRCNLKFDSQKELKSHKHSEHRDYICDSCGMSFAVKFSLDEHRKRHEPVRPYKCEYCPLEYYTKAEKHFHVRQVHLKTYEVKCKECGLRFKHNAELKQHSKSHTNQRWYECAQCGSSFKSHTHLNRHVKGVHELQRHQCEHCSMSYCRRDKLRMHIEKKHNIQMYFVCDICLQSYNTSKQLNEHKNHHQNPKDQQCGLCLGAFLTTKEFSDHLCITYRENYICCTRDFKYHYFYNKHMFLVHGQHTNVRVKPAEGMLTGQFRALRSQEKWCPICEQLIPAWCTKKQHIAKCGTTVHKTEYVENASLETTRKTNDNTLEISIIGPRANNN
- the LOC128268456 gene encoding uncharacterized protein LOC128268456 isoform X1; translation: MDLDHPDLAALEEKLYSSFHHSFNATTNNDAALQSHASATSTPLRIVTKTSVVNNCTPNTGSRTMRYWASSSGGELITLKKPFLGERKSGGNPKQKPPEGHTQASPTSTGVERGEPRKAFFTPYQSLLNSSSLNSDTPLSTANGTIVFDKVQEVQITSDPPLKEKKLKKKQRQPLNPVEKRLAGLVKVIEGSTRAETVKKCVQAKKAKATVVRQNLASKSGSSKSQVSVVAEITLDSSDDETKLPLQRGKPQPRTLEPSDDETNDVVLVPGPEVPQICIDCSDDEVAQDSFVLPMLKRQKKKVSPSANSPRCQSPSNSSIMSDDFIGHLDRSRMNDSLGDSIPNDEELDCTLNESTARPGKKKTTASNAPKRLRVPSISSDCTIASNSDTTDPDRRHPPVPKAKKANQKSVSPSRSSPPCQSEKVLEGTPKPSGSLLPQFGECIPLNAKGGMKTKGKSKNVDSAVLSNCSKPASSVTAELTVKKQAVNNGVLKTNSITEKDALSGRMVKSKNKSKNASHLADSTNAERGGENVTQNISPDEDSMYKQITRKLKDGEACFDESSVSSESDYDLSTVLDKSTVSRKTTIGSASETTSHALETISSESDCEDLVIITSAKRASATESNADGTTQGPKKKSLGPKRKKFHSENLSDEDFACVLTDIVQAISDGDDDDDDDDDGSGGGGGVIINDLEKDVPVDYWLDTEVNPSHPYPSQSIPSVNESSLNINEESEAQGPLLASDVAPAPVLTINDSDDDVVQVEGTRFFGIDDSSPGVMGDAGCVWNKEMTLFYNGTATEDNFSMAAAIRKMPRDAKHWKIVDQDRFPDPPKKDMLCNNCGERGHMRFKCRNAPKLRICHMCGQQGHQEPRCPKTMCLNCGSRTETFVYECATCRNDFRRFCYICGVRGHTTVRCPDHWRRYHSTTEDNVQLVANYQRNRDTKQCSICGKFGHYAHSCRTAHRIFVHPIPTTEIKSYHPAYHRMPMSKRGPAPYAGQDECSRYNLFDGDASKCELNLETLSMNSNGFYYRFAQSAGLLSEPSIGGVLPDAATDRATKTHRTRKSYQNHKRPSQDDGQQTEYVPIPQQQSPIVLEEQQLKRTELPNGNDTMACSVALIEEDSNYSFSELLPNGEESKLSCDVTVVGKSDSVETSEPFHNADFISLTTQPEDEAMLLVSDLKADVEKQHASGTEVTDAKICLMKSHTQLLISTRGRKFLKDASSRHMLKWSITFESIGNVLLVSGQAANQDAFHRELVGFLQQTEGVWLGAKVPGERRSAVRFIRKHLDLLTKSYENIETIFARYQQLQGKMKWKKSERDRRLLNVVLFGQWGMREGRTHVQRLLTSIDSLKRSEEPEIDPNARDVIDVDIRYIFSSYDHGDYKQIIAEFEELRKNQQLTKISCQELGMSKAEAKTIVTKADEYAFEQSPARDVNHSTETLAAQGAQHFEDGSSTDIILNTADGRIHSPEYSADWQEAKMIETGLLAQPHPTLPQPTIEDSFATTNNAGGNMSIQVTQSSLQTLVRSRERSTFHCRDPQQQKVLEHLKEITEMNYRRLLKKKPSMKLSRLISEILEEEQTKQKTLKRRNERSHPNFRWQLLRDLTDLSKIAKQRKLSPVSQWRLCDAISKTIQRTQKRIEKRTIRREKKKEKKAEERKLGTKGSRVIKQRTAQKNPNR